Proteins co-encoded in one Methanobrevibacter gottschalkii DSM 11977 genomic window:
- a CDS encoding DUF308 domain-containing protein, which produces MKTKFVSLLSILLGLIIVIFPIMGVIGVGSLIGLSALLMSIYLLIVGIAIIDYNNSGAILDLVLGLILLFLSICLIFNPSLLGFLTEISMYFAGIMLIIVAVVSLINNRNSRYGFYSGIIGIILGLLYIIIGTYLSNPIILGTLIGIWLVISGILKLMDR; this is translated from the coding sequence ATGAAAACTAAATTTGTTAGTTTACTGTCCATACTTCTCGGATTAATAATTGTCATTTTTCCAATAATGGGAGTTATTGGAGTTGGTTCCTTAATTGGTTTATCCGCATTATTAATGTCTATTTATTTACTTATCGTTGGAATAGCAATAATAGATTATAATAATAGTGGTGCGATACTTGATTTAGTTTTAGGACTTATACTTTTATTCTTAAGTATCTGTTTAATATTCAATCCATCATTACTTGGATTTTTAACTGAAATTTCAATGTATTTTGCAGGAATAATGTTAATTATTGTTGCTGTTGTCTCATTAATAAATAACCGCAATTCAAGATACGGATTTTATAGTGGAATCATTGGAATCATACTTGGTTTATTATATATAATTATTGGAACTTACCTCTCAAACCCAATTATTCTTGGTACTTTAATCGGAATATGGTTAGTGATAAGTGGTATTTTAAAATTAATGGATAGATAA